GAATACAAGCACAAGCAAGTTTCTCCCTCAAAAAGCTCATATTCTGaaaagaggaagacaacacatatagCCAAGATGGCAGACAGGGGAGTGTTTtggtattattataataataataattattattagtagtagtaataccTACTGTGCCAGGTACTAGGTactaagtgctttgaaaatatgtcatttaatcctcatggtAACCCTGAGATGTAGATTTTctagttatctccattttacagttgaggatactgaggcaaacagaatttaaatgacttacttggggccactcagctaataaatgtctcatgccagatttgaatgcaagtctttctgactcctggtctacccctctatccactgtgttactaCGTACTGTTACTACATCAACTAGTAGTATAGTAGCTTAGATTTAATGACTGTTATCAGAGCTAaagcaggaaagaaaagagaatatatcCCTATGGTATGCACAAAGAGGATAGAGAAAATTGGTTAATTTGGGTTAAATTGGTTAATGTATCCTAATCAAAAGCTTAGAGTCTCAGAGTGGGAGCTTGGAGGGTCCATTTGGAGGAGAAGTCTGAAAAATAGGGGAATGGAATCATGAAGCTGGCAAATTAATCATATGATGTATATCCCATCACCCCAGACAtcccatttcttttattaatcaAAATATATCTACTTCACCTTGGTTCAGCAACTTAAAGTGTATCACTTTTTCTGATGGATAGTAACTTATGAAAAAGGATTCAAAATagtctcttttttgttgttgttcttctttaGGTGAAATGACATGAAACAATGTGGTTGGAGAATAATACTTTGGGAACAGATTTCATCCTAATGGGCCTCTTTAGCCAAAGCAAATACCCTACTCTCTTCAGCTCAGTGATCTTCATTGTTTTTATAGTAGCTCTGTCTGGGAATGCCACTCTCATCCTTCTTATCTATTGTGAGCCTCACCTCCACACTCCCATGTACTTCTTTATCAGCCAGCTTTCCCTCATGGATATGATGTATAGCTTTGTTATTGTGCCCAAGATGCTGTTGGATCAAGTGACTGGGATTCATAATATCTTAGTCCCAAGCTGTGGGATCCAGATGTTCCTCTATTTGACACTTGTTGGGGCAGAGTTCTTCCTTTTGGCAGCCATGTCCTATGATAGGTTTGTGGCTATCTGTCACCCCCTTCGCTACCCCATCCTCATGAACCATAGAGTTTGCAAACTCCTTATAATTGGTTGTTGGCTTTTAGGCTCTATTGATGGTTTCATGATTACTTCTATTACTATGACCTTCCCATTTTGTAAATCCCAAGAGATCCAACACTTTTTTTGTGAGACTCCTGCTCTGACAAAGCTTTCTTGTTCAGACACCTCACTTTATAAGATTGCCATGTACCTATGCTGCTTTCTTATGATCCTTATCCCTGTAATAGTCATTTTGAGCTCTTACTCCCTCATTCTCCTCACAGTCTATAGGATGAATTCAGTCACTGGCTATAAGAAAGCATTTTCCACATGTTCCTCCCACATTACTGTTATCATCCTCTTGTATGGGGCTGCTGCCTACAACTACATGCTACCCCCTTCTTACCACACTGCTGAGAAGGATATGATGATATCTGTCTATTACACTATTGTTACACCTGCACTTAACCCTTTTATCTATAGCTTTAGGAACAAAGATGTTACTGGAAGTTTGAGGAGACTGCTAGAGTGATAGGTGCCTATGGGGAGTAGGTGATGATTGTCAGGTATTTCTAAGTCCCCTTTTTAATAACACTTTCTTCTTTTATGATAATTCCTTCTTCCTAGGCCCCAGTACTTATGTTGACCTCATAGGTAGGAGTATCATTTTCTCTGGTTTTTcaagttaattctttttttcttttagaacttATGGGTAAATATTTTcctgatttagttttaaaaatagttgGGATTGAAACAAGAAATTCTGGCTCTACCTCTTCCACCCTAGGTCATCTTAGGCATGACGTTGAACCCTCTGAGTCTCAATTTGCTACTCTCAAAAATATTGTAGCTTAGTACAACATAGAGATGGTTAGCAAAGGAGGTGATGATTATAAAGATAAACCCACATCAAGAATAGATcatatcagggggcagctgggtagctcagtggattgagagtcaggcctagagatgggaggtttaggttcaaatccggcctcagacacttcccagctgtgtgaccctgggcaagtcacttgacccccattgcccacccttaccactcttcgccttggagtcaatacatagtacatagtattgactccaagacagaaggtaagagttaaaaaaaataaaaataaaaaaaagaatagatcatATCAGActaatctcatttcattttttgacagTTTCTTAACTAATAGATGACAAAAATGTTATAGCTATATTTTACTAAGATTTATTTATCTGGCATTCAGCACTTGAAAAagcattttggggaaaagatgaagagatgtAGACTTGTTTAAAATTTAGTAAAACTATTTCTATAATATTCTTTTGATCTATCAGTTTTATAATTCTGTAAATAGGGGAAATAAAATTAGTCTGGAATAATCTGTTATTGATTAACAtatgatgtttctttttttaaaaaaatgttcattaagtacattttaaagttaaggaaGTTAGGGCACAGAGAAtatatgtgacttgcccaagttcatccAGTTAGAAAGTGTTTGCTCAAAGAATGTAGATCTCAAAGACAAATTTTCTGAGTttattcccaattatttttatgctaaatcagcaacttttaatatatagacatataaatttATTATCACTCAGTTTGATAGACATTGCTGGGTTGCACATCAGATCTGAAGACAATAGAAAACTGGAGAGGATAGCTAAAACTCTGAATGACAGTTAGGGCTCAAAGGTTAACAGAACAAAGAGTTTAGTCtaaatttaaattgaattggGACAAACACCAGTATTAAATTTGGTTTCTAAATATTGTCTTCATATAAAGATTATGGGAGAGTTATGACTAAACATgaatttgtttgaaaaaaaa
The window above is part of the Gracilinanus agilis isolate LMUSP501 chromosome 4, AgileGrace, whole genome shotgun sequence genome. Proteins encoded here:
- the LOC123245002 gene encoding olfactory receptor 2T29-like, with the translated sequence MWLENNTLGTDFILMGLFSQSKYPTLFSSVIFIVFIVALSGNATLILLIYCEPHLHTPMYFFISQLSLMDMMYSFVIVPKMLLDQVTGIHNILVPSCGIQMFLYLTLVGAEFFLLAAMSYDRFVAICHPLRYPILMNHRVCKLLIIGCWLLGSIDGFMITSITMTFPFCKSQEIQHFFCETPALTKLSCSDTSLYKIAMYLCCFLMILIPVIVILSSYSLILLTVYRMNSVTGYKKAFSTCSSHITVIILLYGAAAYNYMLPPSYHTAEKDMMISVYYTIVTPALNPFIYSFRNKDVTGSLRRLLE